From a single Micromonospora sp. WMMD1102 genomic region:
- a CDS encoding MBL fold metallo-hydrolase, producing MLSRRVGPVTVVALPDAEGLFFQPRAEAFPTATAAHWRLADERDPGAVTADGRWRLPFRCFALRFDDGPDAGRVVLVDAGVGPADAPARSWAPVPGRLPAELAAAGIAPEQVDTVVLTHLHTDHVGWAVTGEGGTPYFRNARYLLQRAEVAAFRRHDPAGVAGYLLDPLTAAGQLDALDGDLRLTPGVRIVATPGHTPGHQSVLVEHADDALLLTGDLLVHAVQLVAPELPYAHEVDPTTARASRQRLLAELAARPTGTLGTPHLSEPFVPL from the coding sequence ATGCTCAGCCGCCGCGTGGGCCCGGTCACCGTCGTCGCGCTGCCGGACGCCGAGGGGCTGTTCTTCCAGCCCCGCGCCGAGGCGTTCCCGACCGCCACCGCCGCACACTGGCGGCTGGCCGACGAACGCGACCCCGGTGCGGTGACCGCCGACGGGCGGTGGCGGCTGCCCTTCCGCTGCTTCGCGCTCCGCTTCGACGACGGCCCGGACGCCGGCCGGGTGGTCCTGGTCGACGCCGGGGTCGGCCCGGCCGACGCGCCGGCCCGGAGCTGGGCGCCGGTCCCGGGCCGGTTGCCGGCCGAACTCGCCGCCGCCGGCATCGCCCCGGAACAGGTCGACACGGTGGTACTCACCCACCTGCACACCGACCACGTTGGCTGGGCGGTCACCGGCGAGGGCGGTACGCCGTACTTCCGCAACGCCCGTTACCTGCTGCAACGGGCCGAGGTGGCGGCGTTCCGCCGGCACGACCCGGCCGGGGTGGCCGGCTACCTGCTCGACCCGCTCACCGCCGCCGGGCAGCTCGACGCGCTGGACGGCGACCTCCGGCTCACCCCCGGGGTACGGATCGTCGCCACCCCTGGTCACACCCCCGGACACCAGTCGGTACTCGTCGAGCACGCCGACGACGCCCTGCTGCTCACCGGCGATCTGCTAGTGCACGCCGTGCAACTTGTCGCCCCCGAGCTGCCGTACGCGCACGAGGTCGACCCGACCACCGCCCGCGCCTCCCGGCAGCGGCTCCTCGCCGAGCTGGCCGCCCGCCCGACCGGCACGCTCGGCACCCCACACCTGAGCGAACCCTTCGTACCACTGTAA